From a single Nostoc sp. MS1 genomic region:
- a CDS encoding DUF1634 domain-containing protein: MYKYNSSIDWNSTVQPNSEAVVTSAPPTQQDDDQIAAQEDTKNLEIDANQNWVETSTQQQLEFLLSNLLKYGVLLASAVVLIGGILYLIHHGSEPANYHIFYGTPSEFRSPVGVVGAVLSGSRRGIIQLGLLLLIAVPILRVIISLLTFLLKREFIYVLITSLVLASLTYSLIGAYY, from the coding sequence ATGTATAAATATAATTCTAGTATTGACTGGAACTCAACAGTACAGCCAAATAGCGAAGCTGTTGTTACCTCTGCGCCGCCGACACAACAGGATGATGACCAAATAGCAGCACAAGAAGACACCAAAAATCTTGAGATTGATGCTAACCAAAACTGGGTGGAAACATCAACTCAACAACAACTAGAATTTCTACTCAGCAACCTCTTAAAATATGGAGTTTTGCTAGCCAGTGCGGTTGTGTTGATTGGCGGCATACTTTACTTAATCCATCATGGGAGTGAACCTGCTAACTATCACATTTTTTATGGCACACCGTCTGAGTTTCGTTCACCAGTAGGTGTTGTAGGCGCAGTTTTATCAGGTAGCCGCCGTGGCATTATCCAACTTGGACTTTTATTATTAATTGCTGTACCCATTTTACGGGTAATTATATCTTTATTAACTTTTCTATTAAAGCGCGAATTTATTTATGTCCTGATTACTTCATTAGTTCTAGCAAGCCTAACCTATAGCCTGATAGGCGCTTACTATTAA